In one Culex quinquefasciatus strain JHB chromosome 2, VPISU_Cqui_1.0_pri_paternal, whole genome shotgun sequence genomic region, the following are encoded:
- the LOC6041774 gene encoding uncharacterized protein LOC6041774, translating to MDEQSLRNLLGSLDNEDLSEHGFVTCSNALIELDIRNVDLPEDLQILLQYKLTRYGAQYLAGPLESSTWSEAVDRVQNLFQRLQGQPSGDSFSVDDETLLLLKLIHNELWCLERVEQLQMIPVKEVAFCLALFLLVFKREGDFKVYRLVLNRGSVMEFLEAVVVVLQKVKVEGVPSPGDYQRFVCKKHRKVFKRLAKVYVILNRLYCMKIIQRDISAIIENDVDEAIRNTSMDRLLYKFKQHAELLKVPLDLRNHCIASPLT from the exons ATGGACGAGCAAAGTCTGCGCAATCTACTGGGTTCGCTGGATAACGAGGACTTATCCGAGCACGGTTTCGTAACCTGTTCCAACGCATTGATCGAGTTGGACATCAGGAATGTCGATCTTCCCGAAGATCTTCAAATCCTGCTGCAGTACAAATTGACCCGATATGGGGCGCAGTACCTAGCAGGACCTCTCGAGTCATCTACATGGTCTGAAGCGGTAGATCGCGTTCAAAATCTGTTCCAGCGACTTCAAGGTCAACCGTCAGGCGATTCGTTCAGCGTTGACGACGAGACGTTACTGCTGCTCAAGCTAATCCACAACGAGTTGTGGTGCTTGGAGCGGGTTGAACAGTTGCAGATGATTCCGGTGAAAGAG GTCGCGTTCTGCTTGGCGCTGTTCCTGCTGGTGTTCAAGCGCGAGGGTGACTTCAAGGTCTATCGGTTGGTGCTGAATCGGGGCAGTGTGATGGAGTTCTTGGaagcggtggtggtggtgctgcaGAAGGTTAAGGTGGAAGGTGTGCCGAGCCCTGGTGACTACCAGAGATTTGTTTGTAAGAAGCatagaaaagtgttcaaaagaTTAGCAAAAGTTTACGTAATTTTGAACCGGCTGTACTGCATGAAGATCATTCAGCGAGACATATCAGCAATAATCGAGAACGATGTCGATGAAGCAATCAGGAATACTTCAATGGATCGGTTGCTGtacaaatttaaacaacatGCAGAGTTACTTAAAGTTCCTCTAGATTTAAGAAATCATTGCATAGC CTCTCCGCTTACGTGA
- the LOC6041773 gene encoding armadillo repeat-containing protein gudu isoform X1 — protein MSTAVARRGGAKVVRGGKGKQGAAAPRKGSVFGGGPAGKDKLFAAAKPDNSEESDSTDAVSSSDEEERWKESKHTNDVPSEYWHIQKLVKYMKAGNQTATIVALCCLKDHDLTTQMNQRAIQDCGGLEVLVNLLESNDLKCRLGALTVLSEVSSNLDIRRSIVDLGGIPLLVQILSEPGRDLKIMAAETLGNVAKVRLARKLVRKCDGVPRLVDLLDVPISVLRSQRDQLSEDEREMLDMARAGARALWSLSESRHNKELMCKGGIVPLMGRLLKSVHIDIVVPTMGTIQQCASQANYQLAITTEGMIYDIVSHLTSDNLDLKRQCSSAIFKCASDKTASDMVRDSGGLEPLVGIAKDKTVRDNKPLLAAATGALWKCAASEANVKKLDQLKTVQVLVQLLNDESEDVLTNAVGCISECVKYQNNREILRQFNGIPLLVNLLNMTHAPLLENIAKTLKECASDPESMTIMEELDAIRLIWSLLKNSNPKVQAHAAWALCPCIENAKVCPVTIPNPELTHTFSRIPANSSAASSELSSSSSACSAPGTTLFSRPSVLRSPPSPKIGKTSLSCRTTRSSKCWPTWCTPPTICCARTWRRPSRAVHRTRTTPKNWADCAPLRPSSGTWSATTRASTGPRPWRCRSCRKIRKTALRCTRVAWFRFCWRRLVRRIANCRKLRLGVCRTFASWRCERKSWSFGANDAFDWLVIVSCIDVMYGTYFAIKFVTV, from the exons atgtCCACCGCCGTAGCACGCCGAGGCGGCGCCAAAGTCGTCCGCGGAGGAAAAGGTAAGCAAGGTGCCGCCGCTCCGCGCAAAGGGTCCGTCTTCGGGGGTGGTCCGGCCGGCAAGGACAAGCTTTTTGCCGCGGCCAAACCGGACAACAGCGAGGAGTCCGACTCGACGGATGCCGTCTCGTCCTCGGACGAGGAGGAACGCTGGAAGGAATCCAAGCACACGAACGACGTACCCTCGGAGTACTGGCACATCCAGAAGCTGGTCAAGTACATGAAGGCCGGCAACCAAACCGCCACGATTGTGGCCCTGTGCTGCCTCAAGGATCACGACCTCACCACGCAGATGAACCAACGGGCGATTCAAGACTGCGGCGGGCTGGAAGTGCTCGTCAATCTACTCGAAAGCAACGATCTTAAGTGTCGACTGGGGGCACTGACGGTCCTGTCGGAAGTTTCGTCGAATTTGGACATCCGCCGGTCGATAGTTGACCTAGGAGGTATTCCGCTGTTGGTGCAGATACTGTCGGAACCCGGGCGCGATCTCAAAATCATGGCCGCCGAAACGCTCGGCAACGTGGCCAAGGTGCGGCTCGCCCGGAAGCTGGTCCGCAAGTGCGACGGAGTGCCGCGATTGGTGGATTTGCTGGACGTTCCCATAAG TGTACTCCGTTCCCAGCGCGACCAGCTGAGCGAGGACGAGCGCGAAATGCTGGACATGGCCCGGGCCGGTGCCCGCGCCCTCTGGTCGCTTTCGGAGTCGCGCCACAACAAGGAGCTCATGTGCAAGGGCGGCATCGTCCCGCTGATGGGCCGTCTGCTGAAGAGCGTCCACATTGACATTGTGGTTCCGACTATGGGTACCATACAGCAGTGCGCCTCGCAAGCCAACTACCAGCTGGCCATCACGACGGAGGGCATGATCTACGACATCGTGTCGCACCTGACGTCGGACAACCTGGACCTGAAGCGGCAGTGCAGCTCGGCGATCTTCAAGTGTGCCAGCGATAAG ACCGCTAGCGATATGGTGCGAGATTCGGGGGGTTTGGAACCACTGGTAGGTATTGCAAAGGACAAGACGGTTCGAGACAACAAGCCCCTGCTGGCGGCCGCAACCGGAGCGCTCTGGAAGTGTGCGGCCAGCGAGGCGAACGTTAAAAAGCTGGACCAACTAAAAACCGTTCAGGTGTTGGTCCAGTTGCTCAACGACGAAAGCGAAGATGTCCTCACGAACGCCGTCGGCTGCATTTCCGAGTGTGTCAAGTACCAGAACAACCGCGAAATTCTGCGCCAATTTAACGGCATTCCGTTGCTGGTGAATTTGCTCAACATGACGCACGCCCCCCTGCTGGAGAACATCGCCAAAACGTTGAAAGAGTGTGCCTCCGATCCGGAAAGCATGACCATTATGGAAGAACTGGACGCGATCCGCCTAATTTGGTCCCTGCTTAAGAACTCTAACCCAAAAGTACAAGCTCACGCCGCGTGGGCACTCTGTCCTTGTATCGAAAACGCTAAGGTTTGTCCCGTCACCATCCCAAACCCAGAACTAACCCACACCTTTTCCAGGATTCCGGCGAACTCGTCCGCAGCTTCGTCGGAGCTCTCGAGCTCGTCGTCGGCCTGCTCAGCTCCCGGGACAACTTTGTTCTCTCGGCCGTCTGTGCTGCGATCGCCACCATCGCCAAAGATCGGGAAAACCTCTCTGTCCTGTCGGACCACAAGGTCATCCAAATGTTGGCCCACCTGGTGTACACCACCGACGATCTGCTGCGCGAGAACCTGGCGGCGGCCATCGCGAGCTGTGCACCGTACGCGAACAACACCCAAGAACTGGGCAGACTGCGCACCGTTACGCCCATCGTCGGGTACATGGTCAGCAACAACCCGCGCGTCCACCGGACCACGGCCATGGCGCTGCAGAAGCTGTCGGAAGATCCGCAAAACTGCATTACGATGCACCAG AGTGGCGTGGTTCCGTTTTTGCTGGAGACGGTTGGTTCGAAGGATCGCGAACTGCAGGAAGCTTCGGCTGGGTGTTTGCAGAACATTCGCAAGTTGGCGCTGCGAGCGGAAGAGTTGGAGTTTCGGGGCGAATGATGCTTTCGATTGGTTGGTTATTGTATCTTGTATTGACGTTATGTATGGCACttattttgcaattaaatttGTCACGGTTTGA
- the LOC6041773 gene encoding armadillo repeat-containing protein gudu isoform X2, with amino-acid sequence MSTAVARRGGAKVVRGGKGKQGAAAPRKGSVFGGGPAGKDKLFAAAKPDNSEESDSTDAVSSSDEEERWKESKHTNDVPSEYWHIQKLVKYMKAGNQTATIVALCCLKDHDLTTQMNQRAIQDCGGLEVLVNLLESNDLKCRLGALTVLSEVSSNLDIRRSIVDLGGIPLLVQILSEPGRDLKIMAAETLGNVAKVRLARKLVRKCDGVPRLVDLLDVPISVLRSQRDQLSEDEREMLDMARAGARALWSLSESRHNKELMCKGGIVPLMGRLLKSVHIDIVVPTMGTIQQCASQANYQLAITTEGMIYDIVSHLTSDNLDLKRQCSSAIFKCASDKTASDMVRDSGGLEPLVGIAKDKTVRDNKPLLAAATGALWKCAASEANVKKLDQLKTVQVLVQLLNDESEDVLTNAVGCISECVKYQNNREILRQFNGIPLLVNLLNMTHAPLLENIAKTLKECASDPESMTIMEELDAIRLIWSLLKNSNPKVQAHAAWALCPCIENAKDSGELVRSFVGALELVVGLLSSRDNFVLSAVCAAIATIAKDRENLSVLSDHKVIQMLAHLVYTTDDLLRENLAAAIASCAPYANNTQELGRLRTVTPIVGYMVSNNPRVHRTTAMALQKLSEDPQNCITMHQSGVVPFLLETVGSKDRELQEASAGCLQNIRKLALRAEELEFRGE; translated from the exons atgtCCACCGCCGTAGCACGCCGAGGCGGCGCCAAAGTCGTCCGCGGAGGAAAAGGTAAGCAAGGTGCCGCCGCTCCGCGCAAAGGGTCCGTCTTCGGGGGTGGTCCGGCCGGCAAGGACAAGCTTTTTGCCGCGGCCAAACCGGACAACAGCGAGGAGTCCGACTCGACGGATGCCGTCTCGTCCTCGGACGAGGAGGAACGCTGGAAGGAATCCAAGCACACGAACGACGTACCCTCGGAGTACTGGCACATCCAGAAGCTGGTCAAGTACATGAAGGCCGGCAACCAAACCGCCACGATTGTGGCCCTGTGCTGCCTCAAGGATCACGACCTCACCACGCAGATGAACCAACGGGCGATTCAAGACTGCGGCGGGCTGGAAGTGCTCGTCAATCTACTCGAAAGCAACGATCTTAAGTGTCGACTGGGGGCACTGACGGTCCTGTCGGAAGTTTCGTCGAATTTGGACATCCGCCGGTCGATAGTTGACCTAGGAGGTATTCCGCTGTTGGTGCAGATACTGTCGGAACCCGGGCGCGATCTCAAAATCATGGCCGCCGAAACGCTCGGCAACGTGGCCAAGGTGCGGCTCGCCCGGAAGCTGGTCCGCAAGTGCGACGGAGTGCCGCGATTGGTGGATTTGCTGGACGTTCCCATAAG TGTACTCCGTTCCCAGCGCGACCAGCTGAGCGAGGACGAGCGCGAAATGCTGGACATGGCCCGGGCCGGTGCCCGCGCCCTCTGGTCGCTTTCGGAGTCGCGCCACAACAAGGAGCTCATGTGCAAGGGCGGCATCGTCCCGCTGATGGGCCGTCTGCTGAAGAGCGTCCACATTGACATTGTGGTTCCGACTATGGGTACCATACAGCAGTGCGCCTCGCAAGCCAACTACCAGCTGGCCATCACGACGGAGGGCATGATCTACGACATCGTGTCGCACCTGACGTCGGACAACCTGGACCTGAAGCGGCAGTGCAGCTCGGCGATCTTCAAGTGTGCCAGCGATAAG ACCGCTAGCGATATGGTGCGAGATTCGGGGGGTTTGGAACCACTGGTAGGTATTGCAAAGGACAAGACGGTTCGAGACAACAAGCCCCTGCTGGCGGCCGCAACCGGAGCGCTCTGGAAGTGTGCGGCCAGCGAGGCGAACGTTAAAAAGCTGGACCAACTAAAAACCGTTCAGGTGTTGGTCCAGTTGCTCAACGACGAAAGCGAAGATGTCCTCACGAACGCCGTCGGCTGCATTTCCGAGTGTGTCAAGTACCAGAACAACCGCGAAATTCTGCGCCAATTTAACGGCATTCCGTTGCTGGTGAATTTGCTCAACATGACGCACGCCCCCCTGCTGGAGAACATCGCCAAAACGTTGAAAGAGTGTGCCTCCGATCCGGAAAGCATGACCATTATGGAAGAACTGGACGCGATCCGCCTAATTTGGTCCCTGCTTAAGAACTCTAACCCAAAAGTACAAGCTCACGCCGCGTGGGCACTCTGTCCTTGTATCGAAAACGCTAAG GATTCCGGCGAACTCGTCCGCAGCTTCGTCGGAGCTCTCGAGCTCGTCGTCGGCCTGCTCAGCTCCCGGGACAACTTTGTTCTCTCGGCCGTCTGTGCTGCGATCGCCACCATCGCCAAAGATCGGGAAAACCTCTCTGTCCTGTCGGACCACAAGGTCATCCAAATGTTGGCCCACCTGGTGTACACCACCGACGATCTGCTGCGCGAGAACCTGGCGGCGGCCATCGCGAGCTGTGCACCGTACGCGAACAACACCCAAGAACTGGGCAGACTGCGCACCGTTACGCCCATCGTCGGGTACATGGTCAGCAACAACCCGCGCGTCCACCGGACCACGGCCATGGCGCTGCAGAAGCTGTCGGAAGATCCGCAAAACTGCATTACGATGCACCAG AGTGGCGTGGTTCCGTTTTTGCTGGAGACGGTTGGTTCGAAGGATCGCGAACTGCAGGAAGCTTCGGCTGGGTGTTTGCAGAACATTCGCAAGTTGGCGCTGCGAGCGGAAGAGTTGGAGTTTCGGGGCGAATGA